One segment of Camelus bactrianus isolate YW-2024 breed Bactrian camel chromosome 27, ASM4877302v1, whole genome shotgun sequence DNA contains the following:
- the LOC105069114 gene encoding stabilizer of axonemal microtubules 2 — protein MRSWCLCQICTCGRHRCPHGTTRIYENSGMSCPTTEYLEKYPTYGNVPPPQSLKPKEEFRACHSKMEGITTFKSDYRPYEIVKQPRHVPEEYKAKQGKIDLGTTYKRDFNSYKVQPVAIVRPLERQQVKKGKLDTVPTYKDDYRAWDIQKSELCKPEQVYNPPTVKFGNSTTFQDDYVPQEVKLRQSFKPSPAVTRPAAPFNDATSHRLDYVPYQLELKSARPKEVYKPSDQPFEDLTTHRYDFQGLVGETAKICRPAPPRVAPNAQFEGSTEFRESFQPWEIPPPEIKKVQEYVPPAGTMQFDSTSHLDYVPHPAKRVVPIRPVSHRRNNGFPFQGKSTMKEDFPAWESCRPGLIRQQQQIPNPSGKFDGLSTFRSHYVPHELIPTESCKPSNVAFKTSIPFDDVTMYSTEYAPKQRELCPASYPSPPGYIFENTNSRGHRFFRKITPTVKAF, from the exons ATGAGGAGCTGGTGTCTGTGTCAGATTTGTACCTGCGG GCGACATCGTTGTCCGCATGGAACCACAAGGATTTATGAAAACTCTGGCATGTCTTGTCCCACAACTgagtatttggaaaaatatccTACGTATGGCAATGTGCCTCCACCTCAGAGTCTGAAACCCAAGGAAGAATTCAGAGCATGTCACAGTAAAATGGAAGGAATAACAACATTTAA GTCAGATTATCGTCCTTATGAAATAGTCAAACAACCTCGCCATGTGCCAGAAGAATATAAAGCAAAACAGGGAAAGATTGATCTTGGTACTACCTACAAACGGGATTTTAATTCTTATAAAGTACAGCCTGTGGCAATAGTCCGGCCTCTGGAGAGACAACAAGTCAAAAAAGGAAAGCTGGACACTGTCCCAACCTATAAAG atgATTATAGAGCTTGGGACATTCAGAAAAGTGAACTCTGTAAACCGGAACAAGTTTACAATCCCCCTACTGTGAAATTTGGAAATTCAACTACCTTTCAGGACGACTATGTTCCTCAGGAGGTAAAGCTGAGGCAAAGCTTTAAGCCCAGCCCTGCGGTCACACGCCCTGCAGCCCCCTTTAACGATGCCACAAGCCATCGCCTGGATTACGTACCTTACCAGCTAGAACTCAAGTCTGCAAGGCCAAAGGAAGTTTACAAGCCATCTGACCAACCCTTCGAGGATCTCACAACTCACCGATATGACTTTCAGGGTCTTGTTGGTGAAACGGCAAAAATCTGTAGACCCGCACCCCCCAGAGTggccccaaatgctcagtttgaAGGAAGCACTGAATTCCGTGAAAGTTTTCAACCATGGGAAATCCCACCTCCTGAAATCAAGAAAGTACAAGAGTACGTCCCTCCTGCGGGCACCATGCAGTTCGACAGCACAAGCCACCTGGACTACGTTCCGCACCCGGCCAAGCGGGTTGTTCCCATCAGGCCAGTTTCCCACAGAAGAAACAACGGTTTTCCTTTCCAAGGAAAAAGCACCATGAAGGAGGATTTCCCAGCGTGGGAGAGCTGTCGTCCAGGACTCATTAGGCAGCAGCAGCAGATTCCCAACCCATCTGGAAAATTTGATGGTTTGAGCACTTTCCGATCTCACTATGTGCCACATGAACTGATTCCAACGGAGAGCTGCAAACCTTCAAATGTTGCCTTTAAGACTTCGATTCCATTTGATGACGTAACCATGTACTCCACAGAGTATGCGCCAAAGCAGCGGGAACTCTGCCCAGCCAGCTATCCTTCTCCTCCAGGTTACATCTTTGAAAACACAAATTCCCGAGGTCACAGATTCTTCCGCAAGATCACTCCCACAGTGAAGGCCTTCTAA